TAGTGCACGGCAAGCTCGCTCTCGCTGACCTGGCGAGCCAGATAAACGGAGGTGTTCAGGGTATCGCCCCCGAAGCCGCGCTGCACCTGGGCGCCGTTCTGGGAGAGCTCGATCATGCATTCGCCAATGACGGCAATTTTGTGGGTCGACATAGGAACCTGATGAGGGAATAAGCAAAAAGCCAGATTCTGGCATTTTCCGCCGTGGTGAAAAATGAGTCAAATATTTTAAAACAGCGTTTTGAATTTTTTTGATCTGCGCCAGTTGAGCGTGAAGGTGACCAAAATCGATCCGGCCCGGCGTGCCGCGAAAGCGAACATAAAGTTCTCTATTGCCACGCCGATAACCTTTCGACGAGCCACGTAGAGTCATCAGGTCAAACAGGATGTACAGATGAAGTTGAAGCAGATTACTCACCGGCTGCACACGCTTGAGGCGAGCGTTGAAAGTTTAGAAGAACGACGATTTTGGCTGCAGTGCCAGCGTCGCTACACCTTTCAGCCGATTTATAAAACGGACGGGAAACTGATGGCGGTTGAGCTGCTGACGGTGGTCACCCATCCGGATGAAGCAGAAATACGCATCCCGCCCGATCGCTATTTCTCCTCGATTCCTGCCCGCCTGCGGCTTACGGTTGTGGAAGAGCAGCTTCGACTGCTTGAGTCATGGCAAGCCACGTTTCTCGGTCATGGCATTCTGGCGTCAGTCAACGTGGACGGCCCGACGCTGATGGCGATGAGGCAGCATCAGCCGATCCTGGATTTGATCGCGAAGCTGCCGTGGGTGCGCTTTGAGCTGGTGGAACATATTACTTTACCGCAGGCTGCGACCCTTGCCGGTCTGCAGGAGTTTGGCCCGCTGTGGCTTGATGATTTTGGGACCGGCCTCGCCAACTTTTCCGCGCTGAGCGAAGTGCGTTATGACTACATCAAAGTGGCACGCGAACTTTTCATCATGCTGAGGAAAAGCGATGAAGGGCGTAATTTATTCACCATGCTGCTGCAATTGATGAACCGCTATTGCAAGGGGGTAATTGTGGAAGGTATTGAAACGGCTGAAGAATGGAGAGATGTTCAGTCTTCACCGGCCTGTGCGGCACAGGGCTATTTCCTTTCACGTCCGTTGCCTTTCGAAAACCTTGAACATGTTCTGATCCACCTCCCCTGATGTCGTTTCGGTCACCCTGAACTATCTTTTAGTCAGGCAGACCGGCATCAGGAGAGGTAAGAAGGATGACAAGAGCAGGTAAAATTAGCAGCGTAATCGCCGGGGTTTTCTTGTTGTTGGTTGTGGTAGCGATCGTGGTGATGGCGACATTTGACTGGAACCGACTGAAACCAACCATCAACCAAAAAGTCTCGACAGAACTGAATCGCCCCTTTGCCATACGTGGCGATCTGGGCGTGGTATGGGAACGGAATAAACAGGAGCGCGGCTGGCGGAGTTGGGTGCCATGGCCGCACGTTCACGCCAAAGATATTCTTCTGGGCAACCCGCCGGATATTCCTGAAGTGACGATGGTCCATCTGCCAAGGGTGGACGCAACGCTTGCGCCGCTCTCGCTGCTGACCAAAACGGTCTACATTCCCTGGATAAAGCTGGTTGAGCCCGATGCCCGGATTATCCGTCTGTCGGAAAAAAAGAATAACTGGACCTTTAATCTTGCCAGCTCTGGCGACGAAGATCCTGACCAGAAGCCCTCCGGCTGGTCCTTCCGGCTGGACAACATCCTTTTCGATAAAGGGCGTATCTCGGTGGATGACAAGGTGACAAAAGCTGACCTTACGATCCTCGTCGACCCGCTGGGTAAACCGCTGCCTTTCAGTGAAGTCTCCGGTCAAAAGCCGCAGGGAAAAGATGTGGCGAAGGCGGCGGATTACGCGTTCGGGCTGAAAGTGAGCGGCCGCTACAATGACCAGCCAGTAGAAGGCAGCGGCAAAATCGGCGGCATGCTGGCGCTGCGCAGTGAAAGCGATATCGCGTTTCCGGTGCAGGCTGACGTGCGCTCTGGCACGTCTCGCGTAGCCTTCGTAGGTACCATCAACGACCCGATGAAAATGGGCGGCGTTGACCTCAGGCTCAAATTCTCCGGTGACTCCCTCGGCAATCTTTACGCGCTGACCGGCGTGCTGCTGCCGGATACTCCGCCTTTTGAAACGGACGGCCATCTGCTGGCCAAAATCGACACCGACAAAGGTTCGGTCTTCCGCTACCAGGATTTCAACGGGCGCATTGGCGACAGCGATATTCACGGCTCCCTGACCTACAGCCAGGGCAAGCCGCGGCCTAAGCTCGAGGGTGATTTAGTCTCTAAGCAGCTACGGCTTGCTGATTTAGGGCCGCTGATTGGCGTTGATTCCGGGAAAGGCGCCGAGAAAACCAAAAAAGCCAAACAGCAGCGCGGCGACAGTACCGTTCAGCCTGCCGATAAAGTGCTGCCTTACGATCGCTTTGAAACGGACAAATGGAACGTGATGGACGCCGACGTCCGCTTTAAAGGGCAGCGCATCGAGCACAGCGGGACGCTGCCGCTTAGCGACCTCACGACCCATGTGATCCTGAAAAACGCCGACCTGCGCCTGCAGCCGCTGAAATTTGGCATGGCCGGAGGCTCCATTAACGCCAATATCCACCTCGAAGGCGACAAAAAGCCGATGCAGGGCAAAGCCGATATTCAGGCTCGTCGCCTGCAGCTGAAGCAGCTGATGCCGAAGGTGGAGTCGATGCAGAAAACGCTCGGCGAGCTTAACGGTGACGCTAATCTTAGCGGGCGAGGTAACTCCGTTGCCGCATTATTGGGGACCAGCAACGGCAGCCTGAAGCTGCTGATGAACGACGGGCTGATCAGCCGCAATCTGATGGAGATCGTCGGCCTGAACGTCGGGAACTACATTGTCGGGAAAATTTTTGGCGACGATGAGGTGCGGATTAACTGCGCTGCCGCGAACCTCGATTTGCGTAACGGGATAGCGACGCCGCGGATCTTTGCCTTTGACACCGAAAACGCCCTGATCAACGTGACCGGCAGCACCAA
This region of Cedecea lapagei genomic DNA includes:
- a CDS encoding AsmA family protein, with the protein product MTRAGKISSVIAGVFLLLVVVAIVVMATFDWNRLKPTINQKVSTELNRPFAIRGDLGVVWERNKQERGWRSWVPWPHVHAKDILLGNPPDIPEVTMVHLPRVDATLAPLSLLTKTVYIPWIKLVEPDARIIRLSEKKNNWTFNLASSGDEDPDQKPSGWSFRLDNILFDKGRISVDDKVTKADLTILVDPLGKPLPFSEVSGQKPQGKDVAKAADYAFGLKVSGRYNDQPVEGSGKIGGMLALRSESDIAFPVQADVRSGTSRVAFVGTINDPMKMGGVDLRLKFSGDSLGNLYALTGVLLPDTPPFETDGHLLAKIDTDKGSVFRYQDFNGRIGDSDIHGSLTYSQGKPRPKLEGDLVSKQLRLADLGPLIGVDSGKGAEKTKKAKQQRGDSTVQPADKVLPYDRFETDKWNVMDADVRFKGQRIEHSGTLPLSDLTTHVILKNADLRLQPLKFGMAGGSINANIHLEGDKKPMQGKADIQARRLQLKQLMPKVESMQKTLGELNGDANLSGRGNSVAALLGTSNGSLKLLMNDGLISRNLMEIVGLNVGNYIVGKIFGDDEVRINCAAANLDLRNGIATPRIFAFDTENALINVTGSTNFGSERLDLTIDPESKGIRIITLRSPLYVRGTFKNPDAGVKPGPLIVRGAVAAALATLVTPAAALAALISPSEGSENQCRTILGQMKK
- the pdeH gene encoding cyclic-guanylate-specific phosphodiesterase, translated to MKLKQITHRLHTLEASVESLEERRFWLQCQRRYTFQPIYKTDGKLMAVELLTVVTHPDEAEIRIPPDRYFSSIPARLRLTVVEEQLRLLESWQATFLGHGILASVNVDGPTLMAMRQHQPILDLIAKLPWVRFELVEHITLPQAATLAGLQEFGPLWLDDFGTGLANFSALSEVRYDYIKVARELFIMLRKSDEGRNLFTMLLQLMNRYCKGVIVEGIETAEEWRDVQSSPACAAQGYFLSRPLPFENLEHVLIHLP